tcagtaatgcaacttaaaaggtgaaactaatatatgagatagactcattacatacaaagcgagatagttcaagccttgatttgtcataattttgatgattatggcttacagctcatggaaaccccaaattcacaatctcagaaaattagattgTGAAAagcttcaatattctaggctcaaagtgtcccactctaatcagctaattaagccataacacctgcaaagggttcctgagcctttaaatggtctctcagtttggttcagtaggaatcacaatcatgggaaagactgctgacctgacagttgtgcagaaaaccatcgataccctccataaggagggaaagcctcaaaaggtaattgcaaaagaagttggatgttcccaaagtgctatatcaaagcacattaatggaaagttttgtggaagggaaaagtgtggaagaaaaaggtgcacaagcagcagggatgaccacagtctggagaggattgtcaggaaaaggccattcaaacgTGTTGGGGACTtttacaaggagtggactgaggctggagtcagtgcatcaagagtcACCACATACAGACAGATCTTGGACacgggcttcaaatgtcgtattcctcttgtcaagccgttCCTGAACAGCAAACAACATCAGAAACGTtgacataaagaaaaaaagaactggtctgttgctcagttgttgtccaaagtcctcttttctgatgagagcaacttttgcatctcatttggaaaccaaggacccagagtctggaggaagaatggagaggcacacactgcaagatgcttgaagtccactgtgaagtttccacagtctatgttgatttggggagccatgtcatctgctggtgttggtccactgtactTTATTAAAACCAGGGTCAACATAgctgtctaccaggagattttggagcgcttcatgcttccttccgcagacgagctttatggggatgctgacttcattttccaacaggacttggcacctgctcacactgccaaaagtaccaaaacctggttcaatgcccatgggattactgtgcttgattggccagcaaacttgcctgacctgaaccccatagagaaagatgagagacatgagaccgaacaatgcagaagagctgaaggccgctattgaagcatcctggtcttccataacatctcagcagtgccacaggctgatggcatccatgccacgccgcattgaggcagtaattgatgcaaaagggtccaaaccaagtactgagtacgtatgcatgcttatacttttcagaggtccaatattgttctatgtacaatccttgttttttgatttcatgtaatattctaattttctgagattgtgaacttgggattttcatgagctgtaagccataaccatcaaaattatgacaaatcaaggcttgtactatctcactttgcatgtaatgagtctatctcatatattagtttcaccttttaagttgcattactgaaataatgcacaatattctaatttttcgggTTTCACCTGTATAGTAAGAGACTCAATATCACACCCAGTCTAAGTAAATCAAGAATTCAAAAGTCAATCAAGCAATCAAGGGCTTTCTTTAAAGCAAGTAAAAGCCAAAAGAGAAAGtagtaaaaataaatttctaCCATATCCAAGATGCCCAATGGAAAAGAGCTTTGGAAATGAAGTTAAGGGACTCACTGCAAACAAGACATTTCTGCTGTTGATCTTTCCTTTCTCCCAACAGTATTTCTAACCATTTCTCTTTCCAGGAACCAAGATTTCCAAGCAGATAAATCAATGACATGTTGAGAGACAATTTTGATGTGTACTCAAGACTGAATCagtttaatatttgttttgcacTTTCCAGTTTCACAACTTTTGCATTTTCTAATACAAAGCAATAGTTGACATAACACAaaatactgatttttaaaataatttttaaaagacagaAAACACAAATAAAGGAACCCTTGTTTTCCAGTTCTCAGCCATTCTTTGCATTTCAAGGATTCCTTCCCTTCTATGATGCAATCAGCGTTCATTCTCACAGAAAGCAAGAGCCTGCCTGGCCCAGTGCCAGAAAAATGAGACAGCTATTTAAATCCAAGAGGTCTTTTCCCCCCCTGGGTCTGTAGTGTAACAGGCAAGACAAACAGACATAGATggctaaaggttttttttttaagtatcacTAATGAGACTGTATAGTCACCAGCAACTGACTGAACAAATCACATtccttattctgttattaaagtaTCTCAGCCTCCACTGGTCTAGATATCCTTAGCTGAATCCAGAGCAAGACAACAGTTCATTCACAGATTTACATCCCACATGATGATTCGAACACATGCTACTTAATTGCACATACACAGCTGACCATATACATGATTACAGATTCTACTTGCTCAGTATCCTAGACTGCTGCATGCACATGGCTCTATAAACTTTTCACCTAAGCAAGCAAGTTTTGGCTCTGTACCACAGCTACTAGGCATTACAGGACAGGCTAGGCCAACCTCCATGCTCATATGTTATCCAAACACCTATTTAGCAAACCACCAACACTAGCTAGATATTTTACTCTTGtataaattatttcttttcctaAAAACCCAACCTCCAAACATTAAGCTACTGAGAATCACAGTTAGATGGCTGCCATACTTGCACTCTTTTTTAAGCACTAGAAGCAAAATTCCAAACAAAAAAACACTGTATATAGATTAAAGTGCAAACTAGGGTACAAACGCTAGACTTCAATCATTACAGGTGGCATTACAAGATAATTGATAATGGAAGGAGGAAATACAACAAAACTGCTTCCTGTTTCAAGAAAATAAACGTATATCATTGAGGCTGAAAACCACAAAAGCAGTCACACTAAAATACTTCGATTTTTGTTCCAGTGACATCAAATGGACAAAAATAGACCTAAATCCAAAGATTCTTGCTTAGGATGAGTTTCCAGATAAACTGGAAACTTAAACTGTTAAGTACATTCAGATCTGAATATATCATATCAAATTTAGAGATAAACAGCATCTCTTTTCCCATTCTTTCCTCCAGCCCCTTTGTTTGAAAGAGAAATATATTCCATATGGGGTGGCACTCCTATTCCACTTTTGCCTCTGGGACATATTAGGTGTTATAAGAGCTGCTTGATGGGAAGACTATAAAGCAAATGATGTGTACATATCCTAGGAATTCTTAGAAAGTCTTTGCCTCTCAATCAAGATTATTTACTCATTAAGATTTTGTTGCAACACACAAACAAAAACTCAACAAAGAAACAAGAATGGAGTGCCAGTACAACTACACAATAGCTCATCATAAAGCAAACAAGGGAAACATTAACATATGAAGCTATTCCTTTCTCagcaaaaaaaagttattttcacATTTAGAAATTCCTGAccacttccttccctcccacattTTCAATTCATAAATTCATGATCACATTTAAAGGGGATGTGCAACAACATCAGAGAGATCGATCCATCACCATCTCCAGCTCTGGGACCGCACAGTTTTAAGAGATTAAGTTGACTGTTGGTGCAACGCAATGgccaacccttccttccttctgtataCTCTCACCTTTTAGGTACAGAAAGAGATATAAAATCAGCATTGTCACATAGCGAGGCCTACTATCTAAGCAGTTTCTTGCCTTCTCAAGGTTGGCCTGTGCTGCTTTCATGACTTTCCCATCTTCATGACTCCCATTTTTTTCAGTTCTCCAAGGATAAAAATGCAAAGACCACTGTAGTGTCAAAAAAGCCtaatccttcccctccccccactcctcttctccaGAAGAATCAAAGCTACTTAAGGGAGCAAAATAAAGGGGGGGACGACCACTGTTTCCTCCAATCGCTGAAGCTATATAGCTCCCAAAGCAATGGGATGTTAGGCTCAATCGTCCCAGAGAAAAGGggcggaggagaaaaaaaaatctatttgcagGGCGCTAGAGGGCAGCCAGGCCCGAAGCACCTGCCCTTTTTCGGTGACACGAAAAATGACGACCGCTCTTTCCCACCTCAAGTCTCCAGCATTGCAAAGGAGCAGGGGACTCAGCGCTGGGCCAGGCGAGGAAGCGCACGAGGAACCCAGCGGTTGTAGCACCAGCAGCACCGAGACgtggggcggggagggagggagggaagcaggcAAGAGGTGCCAGGATCAGATTAGCAAGAGAAGGGCGAGCGGGGACAGCTCAGCGCCGGCTGCACCAGGACAGACGATGCGGTAAAGAAATCATCTGCCCGGTACTGGGCTGCAGCAAGTGacgcggaaggaaggaaggagaaaatgccCGGTGGCCGCTGCACCAGATCCTGTGGGTGGGGCGCAAGGAAATAAAGGGGCGAGCGGCTCCTTTCCTTTAGCCAGGCAACCGGCTTCATTTCTTGGAGCTCTGGGTCTTCTTGGGCAGCAGCACGGCCTGGATATTGGGCAGAACCCCACCCTGGGCGATAGTCACCCCGCCCAGCAGCTTGTTGAGCTCCTCGTCGTTGCGAATGGCCAGCTGCAGGTGCCGAGGGATGATCCTGGTCTTTTTGTTGTCCCGCGCAGCGTTGCCGGCCAGTTCCAGGATCTCAGCCGAGAGATACTCGAGGACGGCAGCTAAATAAACAGGCGCTCCGGCGCCCACACG
This genomic window from Ahaetulla prasina isolate Xishuangbanna chromosome 2, ASM2864084v1, whole genome shotgun sequence contains:
- the LOC131192226 gene encoding histone H2A type 2-B-like, encoding MSGRGKSGGKARAKAKSRSSRAGLQFPVGRVHRLLRKGNYAERVGAGAPVYLAAVLEYLSAEILELAGNAARDNKKTRIIPRHLQLAIRNDEELNKLLGGVTIAQGGVLPNIQAVLLPKKTQSSKK